One Oryza sativa Japonica Group chromosome 8, ASM3414082v1 DNA window includes the following coding sequences:
- the LOC4345922 gene encoding uncharacterized protein isoform X2: MPPVRTYGRRQRRRRGSRLSPTRSCAPSCQEEEEDHVVETASAQTHADPPYAKEGHVPSSITATSSSSQQADAVDQDTEVWPPSASCLSSSPASRVWARHVKDWGRIFYIRVDLQGSFHTYPNVGGPFQSSQETDKAIDRYLEDHWDPKMRMGPDDNVSTMDKVIRRCLYWPDGRIKRHTKSSSTRAANKRMHQFIQALVDKYNDDHNLLGDLALKLKDVLHYQPICENHIWYYHLNFTAKTKEADGLDSTSDNLFFVEVKRMGIGNYEEMLVSCFCMVNPDNGKPCKGCTNNGTVDMKHPDTDEYFAGHLDAYLPFGCFGKWSDSNDDDKYVKAREAKLRHMYEVMSCFFF, translated from the exons ATGCCACCGGTTCGCACGTACGgccggcgccagcgccggcgccgcggcagCCGTCTCAGTCCTACTCGCTCGTGCGCACC ATCAtgtcaggaggaggaggaggaccatGTGGTTGAGACTGCATCTGCACAAACGCATGCCGATCCGCC GTATGCAAAGGAGGGGCATGTGCCATCTTCCATCACTGCTACTTCCTCATCCTCTCAGCAAGCAGATGCAGTAGATCAGGACACCGAGGTCTGGCCACCATCTGCAAGCTGCCTTTCCTCATCTCCGGCATCACGCGTTTGGGCTCGACATGTGAAAGATTGGGGACGCATATTTTACATCAGGGTTGATCTTCAGGGATCTTTCCACACATATCCTAATGTGGGTGGGCCATTTCAAAGCTCACAGGAAACTGACAAGGCTATTGATCGCTATCTTGAGGACCATTGGGATCCAAAAAT GCGCATGGGGCCAGATGATAATGTCTCTACAATGGATAAGGTTATACGGCGATGCCTTTACTGGCCTGATGGCAGAATTAAGAGGCATACAAAATCATCTTCGACTAGGGCAGCCAATAAGAGAATGCACCAATTCATCCAAGCATTAGTCGACAAGTATAATGATGATCACAATCTTTTGGgg GATTTGGCACTTAAACTCAAAGATGTTTTGCACTACCAGCCAATTTGTGAGAACCATATTTGGTACTATCATCTCAATTTCACTGCAAAGACTAAAGAAGCTGATGGTTTAGACTCTACTAGTGACAATCTGTTCTTTGTGGAAGTCAAACGTATGGGAATAGGAAATTATGAAGAAATGTTGGTCAGCTGTTTCTGCATGGTTAATCCTGATAATG GTAAACCATGTAAAGGTTGTACCAACAATGGAACTGTTGACATGAAGCACCCTGACACTGATGAATACTTTGCTGGCCACTTGGATGCATATTTGCCTTTTGGATGTTTTGGAAAGTGGAGCGACTCTAATGACGATGATAAATAC GTGAAAGCTAGGGAGGCCAAGTTAAGGCATATGTACGAGGTAAtgtcatgcttttttttttaa
- the LOC4345922 gene encoding uncharacterized protein isoform X1: MPPVRTYGRRQRRRRGSRLSPTRSCAPSCQEEEEDHVVETASAQTHADPPYAKEGHVPSSITATSSSSQQADAVDQDTEVWPPSASCLSSSPASRVWARHVKDWGRIFYIRVDLQGSFHTYPNVGGPFQSSQETDKAIDRYLEDHWDPKMRMGPDDNVSTMDKVIRRCLYWPDGRIKRHTKSSSTRAANKRMHQFIQALVDKYNDDHNLLGDLALKLKDVLHYQPICENHIWYYHLNFTAKTKEADGLDSTSDNLFFVEVKRMGIGNYEEMLVSCFCMVNPDNGKPCKGCTNNGTVDMKHPDTDEYFAGHLDAYLPFGCFGKWSDSNDDDKYVKAREAKLRHMYEALIMIHLLRREYSHSLRV, translated from the exons ATGCCACCGGTTCGCACGTACGgccggcgccagcgccggcgccgcggcagCCGTCTCAGTCCTACTCGCTCGTGCGCACC ATCAtgtcaggaggaggaggaggaccatGTGGTTGAGACTGCATCTGCACAAACGCATGCCGATCCGCC GTATGCAAAGGAGGGGCATGTGCCATCTTCCATCACTGCTACTTCCTCATCCTCTCAGCAAGCAGATGCAGTAGATCAGGACACCGAGGTCTGGCCACCATCTGCAAGCTGCCTTTCCTCATCTCCGGCATCACGCGTTTGGGCTCGACATGTGAAAGATTGGGGACGCATATTTTACATCAGGGTTGATCTTCAGGGATCTTTCCACACATATCCTAATGTGGGTGGGCCATTTCAAAGCTCACAGGAAACTGACAAGGCTATTGATCGCTATCTTGAGGACCATTGGGATCCAAAAAT GCGCATGGGGCCAGATGATAATGTCTCTACAATGGATAAGGTTATACGGCGATGCCTTTACTGGCCTGATGGCAGAATTAAGAGGCATACAAAATCATCTTCGACTAGGGCAGCCAATAAGAGAATGCACCAATTCATCCAAGCATTAGTCGACAAGTATAATGATGATCACAATCTTTTGGgg GATTTGGCACTTAAACTCAAAGATGTTTTGCACTACCAGCCAATTTGTGAGAACCATATTTGGTACTATCATCTCAATTTCACTGCAAAGACTAAAGAAGCTGATGGTTTAGACTCTACTAGTGACAATCTGTTCTTTGTGGAAGTCAAACGTATGGGAATAGGAAATTATGAAGAAATGTTGGTCAGCTGTTTCTGCATGGTTAATCCTGATAATG GTAAACCATGTAAAGGTTGTACCAACAATGGAACTGTTGACATGAAGCACCCTGACACTGATGAATACTTTGCTGGCCACTTGGATGCATATTTGCCTTTTGGATGTTTTGGAAAGTGGAGCGACTCTAATGACGATGATAAATAC GTGAAAGCTAGGGAGGCCAAGTTAAGGCATATGTACGAG GCATTGATTATGATACACTTGTTACGAAGAGAGTATTCACACTCCCTCCGGGTGTGA
- the LOC4345922 gene encoding uncharacterized protein isoform X3 has protein sequence MPPVRTYGRRQRRRRGSRLSPTRSCAPSCQEEEEDHVVETASAQTHADPPYAKEGHVPSSITATSSSSQQADAVDQDTEVWPPSASCLSSSPASRVWARHVKDWGRIFYIRVDLQGSFHTYPNVGGPFQSSQETDKAIDRYLEDHWDPKMRMGPDDNVSTMDKVIRRCLYWPDGRIKRHTKSSSTRAANKRMHQFIQALVDKYNDDHNLLGDLALKLKDVLHYQPICENHIWYYHLNFTAKTKEADGLDSTSDNLFFVEVKRMGIGNYEEMLVSCFCMVNPDNGKPCKGCTNNGTVDMKHPDTDEYFAGHLDAYLPFGCFGKWSDSNDDDKYVKAREAKLRHMYEGRRE, from the exons ATGCCACCGGTTCGCACGTACGgccggcgccagcgccggcgccgcggcagCCGTCTCAGTCCTACTCGCTCGTGCGCACC ATCAtgtcaggaggaggaggaggaccatGTGGTTGAGACTGCATCTGCACAAACGCATGCCGATCCGCC GTATGCAAAGGAGGGGCATGTGCCATCTTCCATCACTGCTACTTCCTCATCCTCTCAGCAAGCAGATGCAGTAGATCAGGACACCGAGGTCTGGCCACCATCTGCAAGCTGCCTTTCCTCATCTCCGGCATCACGCGTTTGGGCTCGACATGTGAAAGATTGGGGACGCATATTTTACATCAGGGTTGATCTTCAGGGATCTTTCCACACATATCCTAATGTGGGTGGGCCATTTCAAAGCTCACAGGAAACTGACAAGGCTATTGATCGCTATCTTGAGGACCATTGGGATCCAAAAAT GCGCATGGGGCCAGATGATAATGTCTCTACAATGGATAAGGTTATACGGCGATGCCTTTACTGGCCTGATGGCAGAATTAAGAGGCATACAAAATCATCTTCGACTAGGGCAGCCAATAAGAGAATGCACCAATTCATCCAAGCATTAGTCGACAAGTATAATGATGATCACAATCTTTTGGgg GATTTGGCACTTAAACTCAAAGATGTTTTGCACTACCAGCCAATTTGTGAGAACCATATTTGGTACTATCATCTCAATTTCACTGCAAAGACTAAAGAAGCTGATGGTTTAGACTCTACTAGTGACAATCTGTTCTTTGTGGAAGTCAAACGTATGGGAATAGGAAATTATGAAGAAATGTTGGTCAGCTGTTTCTGCATGGTTAATCCTGATAATG GTAAACCATGTAAAGGTTGTACCAACAATGGAACTGTTGACATGAAGCACCCTGACACTGATGAATACTTTGCTGGCCACTTGGATGCATATTTGCCTTTTGGATGTTTTGGAAAGTGGAGCGACTCTAATGACGATGATAAATAC GTGAAAGCTAGGGAGGCCAAGTTAAGGCATATGTACGAG ggacggagagagtag